The DNA window GTCCACATCGACCGCTGGGGCCCGATCGCCACCGGCGGTTTCCCCGCCCGCCTGGCCCCGTAGCCGCCTGACCGGACCATTGGGCTCCAAGCCGATCGCAAGTACGGGGACCTATCTGTAGTGGGGTCCAGTTCTTTGCCCGATCACGGAGACCCCTCATGCGTCTGCTCGCCCTGTTCGCCGCCGCCGTCGTCCTCCCCCTGGCCGGGGCCGCCGCACCCGCCTCGGCCACGCCGGCGGTGTGGAAGTGGGGGCCCGTCTACTCCGCCGACGGCATGGCCGGGTCGTGGGGGAAGGGGTACATCCACCAGTTCGGCTACCTGGTGGAGGGCAAGCTGGAGGACACGCGCGGCAAGGGCTGCGCGTGGGCCGTGCTGAAGGCGCAGGACTCGCGCAACGGCCGCTGGAAGTCCTACGGCTTCTACAACTGCCGGCCGGGCGTGGGCTCGTTCAAGAAGGACTACCGCAACGTGCTGCAGATCCGCATCCAGGTCTGCCGCGGCACCGCCTCCCGGCCCACCGGCGAGTGCTCCAAGTGGAAGCCCGTGCTCAAGATGGGCTGACGCCCTCCTCAGAGCGCGTAGACCGCCAGCAGGGCGAGGCCCACGGCAAGCGCCGTGAAGCCGAGCGTCCGCGGCTGCCGGGCGGCCTCGCGGCGCGAGGACACCACCAGCGTCACGAGCACGGCCAGGGCCGCCGCCAGGTGCAGGCCGTACCAGACGCGGCCGAACAGCGCCCAGGCCACCACGCCCACCGCGAACACCATCATCACCCTGCTGTGGACCTGCCGTGCGAGCAGCCCGCCCGGCTCGTCGAAGCTCATCCTCAGGATCGACTCGTACGCGGCCGTCATCATCGTGCCGCGCAGCGGCTCGTACGCGCCCGCGTACGGCACCATCCGCCCGCTCGGCGTGTAGAGGAACGCGAGGTACACGCCGGTCAGCAGGAGGAAGACGAAGCAGTAGAGGAGCGTCTCCCCCACGAGTTGCCGGGCTCGGTCCATTCCCGAGATTTGATCACATTCAGGACAGTGCGGCGATGGCCGCGCGACTCCAGAACCCGCCGTCCGCCGACAACGTGCCGGCCGCCCACGTCGTGCCCGAGCGGGCCGACCCCTCGACCTTGAAGAACTGCGAACGCTTCAGACCGGGGATCGCCGGCAGGCGCGGCAGCGGGACCGCGGACGCGCCCGGCGCCGCGATCCGCCACGTGTCGCGCAGGCGCGGGCTGCCGGTCACGACGAGGACGCCGCCCGAGGGACCCGCGGCCAGGCGCGGACAGCAGTAGCCCCTGTCGGCGGGAGCGCTCTGCCTGCTCCAGCTCCGGCCGTCCCAGTGCAGGAGGATCGGCGGCGGATCGGCAGGCTCGTCCTCCACCTCGCCGTGGTTGAAGGTGTGCACGCCGATCGCCCACACGTCGTCGCGCTCCAGGACGAGCACGCCGTCCAGCGCGGCGCTGCCCTCGGCCGGCTTCGGCCGGGCGAAGGCGTACGCCGGGGTGGGCACCAGCCGCCAGGAGCGGCCGTCCCAGCGCATGGCGGCGGGCTGGTCCAGCTCGCTCTCGGTGACGCCCTCCCCGGAGGAGCGGAAGCCGACGGCCCACAGGCCGGCCGAGCCGGAGCCGCCCAGGGCCGACGCGAACGCGGGAAGCGGCACCCTCGTCCACGAACGGCCGTCCCAGTGCGCGGCCTCGCGGCGTCCTGGGCCGTGGACCGCCCAGGCGTCGGCGGGCCCGGCCACCGCGAAGTCGGTGACGTACGGCGACTCGATGCGCCCAGGGACCCGCCGCCAGGCGGAGCCGTCCCAGCGTACGGCCGACAGCGCCTGGACCTGGTCGTCGGCCGCGAGCTCGGGAAGCAGCAGCCAGACGTCGTCCGGGCCGGAGGCGGCGACGCGGACGTCCGCGCCCGGCGGCACCGCGGACACCCCCGGCGGCGGGTCGGCCCTGCGCCAGGCGGTGCCGTCGTGGTGGAGCAGCAGGAGCCGGTCGTTCTCGGCGCCGACGGCCCACGCCTCCCTGGGGCCGGCGGCGGTGACGTCGGTGAGGCGGGAGCCTGGCTGGTCGCTGACGTACGCGTATCGCCAGCCGCCGGCGGAGGCGGCCGGGGTGACCACCGGGCCCGGCGTCGGCGCCTCCGCGGACTGCGCCTTGCGTTCGGCCTTGGTCGGCGTACCCGTGGACAGGGGCACCGGCGCAGGCGACGGAGAACCACCCGCCCCCTGCCCGGCCGCGCACCCCGCCGCCACCAGCAGCCCCAGTGCGACCAGCAACGACGCTCCGACCCTCATCCCGTCACGCTACTCCCACCCCGCCCGCTCATCGCCGCTGTCAGGCGAGGAGGCGGGCGGCGATCTGGATCCAGTCGTCGTCCTCCTCGGGCGTCTCGCGCGCCGTCACCCGGTCGGCCGCCTCCGCGAACGCCTCCAGCCCGCGCAGCAGCGCGATCCGCCCCGCGGGCGGCATCTCGCTGAGCACCCGGGCGAGGTCGTCCCGCCGCAGCTGCTGCAGCTCCTCGATGAGGGCGCGCCCGGAGGGGGTGAGCGAGAGCGTCAGCTCGCGCCGGTCCTCCTCACAGTGGGAGCGCCGGACCAGCCCGGCCGCCTCCAGCCGGTCGCAGAGGCGGCTCGCCGACGAGGGCACCGCGCCGAGGGCCGCGGCCAGGCGGCCCAGGTTGATCGTTCCGTGCTTCTCGATGGTCAGCATGGCCTGGAGCTGGATGGAGGACACCTTCGTGACGAACGCCTGCCGTGAGCGGCCCCAGACAGCGACCAGGGCCGCCGCCTCCCTCTCGATGAGTGCCCATTCCGTCGGCGGCAGGTGGCCGACGAGGGGGTCGGACGCTTCAACAGCTGGAACAGGCTCGTCAATCACACGCTATCCACTCAATGAGGTGATGCCGGTCATGGTCGTGCTCGCCCGGGATGCGGCCCGGATGGCCTCGGCCCCGGTTTGGGGTCCGGGGTCCAGTCGAGACATACCACGACCGCATCATCCAGCACTTCCATGCCCCGCCGGAAGTCCAGCAGTCCCCGGATCATCGTCCGTACCGCCTCATCGGCCGGCTGCATCCTGGTGGACTTGATCAGTGACTCCAGTGACGAGGTGCCGAACTCCGTGCCGCTCTGGGAGCGCGAGGAGTAGAGACCGTCGCTGGCCACGATCAGCCGGTCGCCCGGCTCCAGCCGCAGATGCTGCTCGGCGTAGGCGGTGTTGCCGAACATCCCGAGCGGAAGCTGCTGCTCCAGCTCGATGTGACGGACCTGGCCGGCGCGCATGAGCAGCAGCCGGGGCGAGCCGGCGTCCACCAGGGCGGCCTCGCCGGTCACGGCGTCGAAGCTCATCAGCAGGGTGGAGACGTGGAGGTGGCCGCCGTACTGGCTGTAGATGGCCTCGTCGGCGAGGCCCGCCTGCTCCTCCAGGCCCGCGCCCGAGCGGCGGGCGTTGCGCAGCGCGGTGATGGTGAGCGTGGTGAGCATCGCGGCCTCGACCCCGGCGCCCATGCCGTCGGTGACCGAGAGGATGAGGCCGCGGGGGCCGCAGGCCCAGTCGAAGTTGTCGCCGTAGACGGCGTAGGCCGGTTCGAGCTGGCCGGCCAGGCGGTAGCCGTCGCCCTGATGGCCGAACCCGGGCAGCAGCGCCCACTGCATCTCGGCGGCGAGGGTGAGGCGGGCGGCGCGGCGGGCTCTGTGGTAGCGGTCGGTGATGCGGTCGGCGTCGCACAGGACGTGGCCGAGCGCGGAGGCGATCTCCTGGAGGTCCTCGACGACCGCCGTGCCTGGCGGCGTGGCGAAGCTCAGGCTGAGGACGCCGACCCGCTCGCCGCCCGCGCTGACGGGCAGGTACAGCAGCCCGCCTTCACGCTGGGGAGTCTGGGAGGCGAACGCGCGGCCGGCGGGGGTGCCGTCGATGGCCAGGCCGCGTTCGCCGGGCGCGAGCTCGTCCATGACGGGACGGAGCGTGATCAGCGCGGGGTCGGCCAGCAGCACCTCGACCCGTTCGACGGCGAAGTGCAGGGTCACGGCGTCACGCATCGCCTCGACCACGGCATAGGGCGGAGCGGCCTGCATAGCCTGTCGCACCGCGTGAACGCCCTCGGAAATGCTGCCCAACGCATGTCCTCTTCTCCAGGCGCGATCCTACGCGCCACCGACAAATTTGCACGATAGCAAATAACTCTGCGGTCAAGTTCGCCTCGACACGAGCCTGCGACCGGAGTGCTGATCCTATATATTTGCTACGCGACAACTAACCAGGCGGTAACCGGACGGCAAGGAGAGGATCAGGGGTTGGGTGACAGTGAGCCAGGGACGACCCGCTCGCTCCCCATCCGCGCCGAACGCGACCTGCTCACCGCCCGGCACGCGATCCGCGCGGCCTCCCTGGAGGCCGGGTTCGGGCTCATCGCCCAGACCAAGCTCATCACAGCCGCCAGCGAACTCGTACGCAACTGCTACGTCCACGGCGGCGGAGGGAGCCTGCTGATCGAGCACCTGCGGCCGCCGCCCCGGGCCGGGCTCCGGCTGACGATCTCCGACGAGGGCCCCGGCATCCCCAACCCGGACGTCGCGCTGACCGACGGCTACTCCACAGGTCAGGGGCTCGGCCACGGGCTGGGCGGGGCGAAGCGGCTGGTGGACGAGTTCCACCTGGAGAGCGCGCCGGGCCAGGGAACGACGGTCGTGATCACCCGCTGGACCGGCGACCGCTGACCGGCCCTCGCGGCTCCCTGCTGAGACGTGAAAATTTCTCACGCCATAGCGGATCTGCTCACCTTCGCCCGCGGGCCGCGCGCATCCGTACCGGGACGGTGCATGATCCGTTCATGGTGTACGAGGCGGCGGTGGAGTCGGGCCTGCCGCGGACGATCCGGCGGTTCGACCTGGTGTTCGCGGGGCTGTTCCCCTGGCTCACGCCGCTCGACGGCGAACGGCGGACCCTACGGCCGCGCTCCCGGCCGCCCATCCCCTCACTGGCCGCGCAGGCCGAGGCGTCCCTCCTGGTACGCCACGCCTCCGCGGAGCGCGAAGCCGCCGCCCGCGTCCGGCTCCCCGCGGGCGGGACCGCCGAGGAGCATCAACTGGAGGTGTGGGCCCGGCTGCTCGCCGGGTCCCTGCGGGACCAGGTGGAGGCCGAGCAGAAGGACGCCGCCTACTACTCCCGCCAGTCACCCCTGGAAGCGATCTTCCCGCTGACCGCCCACCTCATGGAGGTCCACCTGGCCGGGCGCCCGTTCCCCATGCTGCTCCCCGCCCTGCCCATCGCCGCCGCCACCCACGACCTCACCGGCCCCCGCGACCCGAGCGGCGCTCTGCTCACGGGCGTACGCACCGCGATGACCTTCTGGACAACCGCCGGCGTCCTCACTTCCACCACCCGTCACCCCGCCACCCCTGCTCACACCCCCGCCAGGGCCGAAACAGGGACAGGGACCGAAATCCGCGAGCTTGTAACCCTCTTCTGGCGGGACGACGACGCCTCCCCCGACCCCGCCGAAGCCGCCGCCCGCTTCCTCCGCCAGATCCCCCGTCACACCCTCGGCCTGATCCTGACCAGCCCACCCGTCCAGCTCACCCCACTCGGCGCGTACGGCATCCGCAGGCTGCTCCTCGCCCACAACTGGACCATCGACCAGCCGACGGACACCGCCACTGAGTCCTAGCCCTGGCCCTGGCTGACCGTTACGAACCCCGTACCCGCCCGATAGTTGGGCGACTGATGCCGGAAGTAGGTGTTGTAGACCTCGCAGTAACGCCCGCCCCGCGCCAGCAACGTCACATGATCACCCTCCTCCACGATCCGCCCGTGGTCGAGCACGATGATCCGGTCGACGTGCTCGATCGTGGACAGCCGGTGCGCGATCACGATCGACGTACGCCCCGCCAGCACCGTGTCGAGCCCTTCCTGGATCTGCGCCTCGGTCAGCGGATCGACGCTCGCGGTGGCCTCGTCGAGCACGACGATCGCCGGGTCCTGGATGAGCAGCCGGGCCAGCGCGACGAGCTGCCGCTGCCCCATGGACAGCGCCCGGCCGTGCTCGCCGACGTCCGTGAGCAGGCCGTTGGGCAGCGCGTCGATCCAGTCGCCACCACCCACGGCCGCCGCGGCCCGGCGCACTTCCTCGTCGGTCGCCTCGGGCCGCGGATAGCGGATGTTGTCGGCCACGGTGCCGCTGAACAGGAACGGCGCCTGCGGCACCGCGCCGATCTGCCGCCGGTAGGCGCCCAGCTCAAGGCTGCGGATGTCCTGCCCGTCGATGAGCAGACTGCCTTCCTGGAACTCGTAGAAGCGGGTGATCAGCTTGCTGAGCGTGGACTTCCCCGCACCCGTGTGCCCCACCAGCGCGACCGACTCCCCCGCCGCGATGGTGAGGTCGAAGTCACGCAGCACGGGGCTGGCCGGGTCGTAGCCGAAGGTGACGCCACGGAACTCGATGCGGCCCGCCGGCTTCCCCACCGGCCGCGCGTCGGTCTGCACCACGCGGGGCGGCGCGTCGATCAGCGCGAAGACCCGTTCGGACGCCGACAGTCCCTGCTGGAACTGCGACCAGAACGCCGCGATCGACGTCAGCGGGAACCAGAAGAGCGCCACGCTCTGCAGGAACAGGTACCACTCGCCCGCCGTGAGCCCACCCGCCAGCACCCGCGACCCGCCGAGCTGCACGAGCGCGACCGTGGCCAGCCCCGCCACCGTGAACAGCACCGGGAAGATCGTGGAGAAGACGAACCCCTGCCGCAGCGTCACCTCGTAGCTCTGCCGGTTGATCGGCCGGAACTCGTCGTAGACCTGCCGCTCCTGCCGGAAGTTCTTGGCGACGGCGATGCCGCCCATGGTCTCCTGCAGGTTGGCGTTGACCCGGCTCAGCGAGCGCTGCGCCCGCCGGGTGCTGATCCTCGCGATCCGCCGGAACAGCAGCGCCAGCCCGACCACGATCGGCACCACGAGCAGCGTCATCAGCGCGAGCTGCGCGCTGCGCACGAACAGCAGCACCGTCACGAAGGCGACCATCAGCACCTGGCTGATGAGGTCCATCGTCAGGGTGGAGACGGTGGCGAAGTCGTCGGTGTCGGAGGTGACCCGGCTGACGATCCGGCCGGACGGCGTCTCGTCGTAGAACGACAGGTCGCGGGCCAGCACCGCGTCGAAGGCGTCCTCGCGCAGTCGCAGCACGACGTCACCGGTGACCTGGGCGCTGTGCTTCTGCCGGAGGTAGTTGAACACCCATGACAGCACGCCGGTGCCCAGGATCGCCGCCACGAGCGCCGGGCCGGCCTCGCCGATCGTGCCGTCCGCGATGGCGTCCACGGCGAGGCTGCCGATCGCCGGAACGGCCGCCTGGCTCGCCGACAGCAGCACGATCATCGCGGCGACCAGCAGCATCGGGCCCAGCTTGGGCCGGAAGTAGGACAGGATGCGCCGCAGCAGGTCGCGGTCGTTGTAGGTGCGGTCGTAGTCCTCGGCGTCGAGACCGTCCAGGACGAAGCCCATCAGCGCACCCCACCCTGCTCGCCCGCGAACACCGGCCCACCGTCACCCTGCACGCCACCGTCACCCGGAACGCCGTCGCCCGGAATGCCGCCGTCACCCGGAACACCGTCATCGCCAGAACCGGCGTCACCGCCCTGAAGATCGACCTCGTCGTAGTGGGCGAACACCCGCCTATAGAGCCGGCTCCGCGCGATCAACTCCTCATGCGTGCCGAAGTCGACGACCTCCCCGCGCCGCAGCAACAGCACCTTGTCGGCCCACCGAATCTGCGAGAGCCGATGTGTGATCAGCAACGTGCTGCGCCCTTCCAGGATGCGCCCGACGGCCTGCTGGATCTTGTCCTCGGTCGCCGAGTCGATGGCGCTGGTGGAGTCGTCGAGCACCAGGATCGCGGGGTCGGTGAGCAGCGCCCGCGCGATGGCCAGCCGCTGCCGCTGC is part of the Nonomuraea coxensis DSM 45129 genome and encodes:
- a CDS encoding MarR family winged helix-turn-helix transcriptional regulator → MIDEPVPAVEASDPLVGHLPPTEWALIEREAAALVAVWGRSRQAFVTKVSSIQLQAMLTIEKHGTINLGRLAAALGAVPSSASRLCDRLEAAGLVRRSHCEEDRRELTLSLTPSGRALIEELQQLRRDDLARVLSEMPPAGRIALLRGLEAFAEAADRVTARETPEEDDDWIQIAARLLA
- a CDS encoding PP2C family protein-serine/threonine phosphatase; amino-acid sequence: MRDAVTLHFAVERVEVLLADPALITLRPVMDELAPGERGLAIDGTPAGRAFASQTPQREGGLLYLPVSAGGERVGVLSLSFATPPGTAVVEDLQEIASALGHVLCDADRITDRYHRARRAARLTLAAEMQWALLPGFGHQGDGYRLAGQLEPAYAVYGDNFDWACGPRGLILSVTDGMGAGVEAAMLTTLTITALRNARRSGAGLEEQAGLADEAIYSQYGGHLHVSTLLMSFDAVTGEAALVDAGSPRLLLMRAGQVRHIELEQQLPLGMFGNTAYAEQHLRLEPGDRLIVASDGLYSSRSQSGTEFGTSSLESLIKSTRMQPADEAVRTMIRGLLDFRRGMEVLDDAVVVCLDWTPDPKPGPRPSGPHPGRARP
- a CDS encoding anti-sigma regulatory factor gives rise to the protein MGDSEPGTTRSLPIRAERDLLTARHAIRAASLEAGFGLIAQTKLITAASELVRNCYVHGGGGSLLIEHLRPPPRAGLRLTISDEGPGIPNPDVALTDGYSTGQGLGHGLGGAKRLVDEFHLESAPGQGTTVVITRWTGDR
- a CDS encoding ABC transporter ATP-binding protein; its protein translation is MGFVLDGLDAEDYDRTYNDRDLLRRILSYFRPKLGPMLLVAAMIVLLSASQAAVPAIGSLAVDAIADGTIGEAGPALVAAILGTGVLSWVFNYLRQKHSAQVTGDVVLRLREDAFDAVLARDLSFYDETPSGRIVSRVTSDTDDFATVSTLTMDLISQVLMVAFVTVLLFVRSAQLALMTLLVVPIVVGLALLFRRIARISTRRAQRSLSRVNANLQETMGGIAVAKNFRQERQVYDEFRPINRQSYEVTLRQGFVFSTIFPVLFTVAGLATVALVQLGGSRVLAGGLTAGEWYLFLQSVALFWFPLTSIAAFWSQFQQGLSASERVFALIDAPPRVVQTDARPVGKPAGRIEFRGVTFGYDPASPVLRDFDLTIAAGESVALVGHTGAGKSTLSKLITRFYEFQEGSLLIDGQDIRSLELGAYRRQIGAVPQAPFLFSGTVADNIRYPRPEATDEEVRRAAAAVGGGDWIDALPNGLLTDVGEHGRALSMGQRQLVALARLLIQDPAIVVLDEATASVDPLTEAQIQEGLDTVLAGRTSIVIAHRLSTIEHVDRIIVLDHGRIVEEGDHVTLLARGGRYCEVYNTYFRHQSPNYRAGTGFVTVSQGQG